A genomic window from Phoenix dactylifera cultivar Barhee BC4 unplaced genomic scaffold, palm_55x_up_171113_PBpolish2nd_filt_p 000007F, whole genome shotgun sequence includes:
- the LOC103705429 gene encoding agamous-like MADS-box protein AGL29 translates to MPRKKKTTKGKQKIEIRRIKNEEVRQICFSKRRSGLFTKASDLSTLCGSDIAVLVFSPGGKPYSFGSPDINPVIDRFLSDFSSSSWSGFCSGKPSNMVEQLSQRCLELTNQLEAWKAKGAMLEEKLNSPSHVLEYECFENMDDLDELGQLAEALKQVKLNADAQVNRLLTNTGASFSTPVIIHNQREGASSSHAVMANNQGIGASSSLNMGASASFADFVAEMMAFPPSPPCGDIGFRSGFF, encoded by the coding sequence ATgccgaggaagaagaagaccaccAAGGGCAAACAAAAGATAGAGATAAGGAGGATCAAGAATGAGGAAGTGCGCCAAATTTGTTTCTCCAAAAGAAGATCAGGCCTCTTTACAAAGGCCAGCGACCTCTCCACTCTTTGTGGATCAGATATTGCAGTGCTGGTGTTCTCCCCCGGAGGTAAGCCTTATTCTTTTGGCAGCCCGGACATCAACCCGGTAATAGACCGGTTCCTGTCGgacttttcttcctcctcttggtcagGCTTTTGCTCTGGAAAACCTAGCAATATGGTAGAACAACTAAGTCAACGATGCCTGGAACTCACAAATCAGCTAGAAGCTTGGAAGGCGAAGGGTGCAATGCTGGAGGAGAAGCTGAACTCCCCAAGTCATGTCCTGGAGTATGAATGCTTCGAGAACATGGATGACTTGGACGAACTCGGGCAGCTAGCAGAGGCGCTGAAACAAGTGAAGCTGAATGCTGATGCACAAGTGAACAGACTCCTGACTAATACCGGAGCCTCGTTCTCTACTCCTGTTATAATCCACAATCAAAGAGAGGGAGCTTCATCTTCTCATGCAGTCATGGCTAACAACCAGGGAATAGGTGCCTCGTCTTCTTTGAATATGGGTGCATCCGCTTCTTTTGCTGATTTTGTTGCAGAAATGATGGCTTTCCCACCCAGCCCGCCTTGTGGTGATATCGGTTTTAGGTCTGGGTTCTTTTAA